The sequence below is a genomic window from Silene latifolia isolate original U9 population chromosome 7, ASM4854445v1, whole genome shotgun sequence.
AGTTCCTCACACATTACATAACATAACGTCGCTACCTTTTTACCAGGTGCATACTGATAACCCTCGACCATACATGAACACATTACATAAGGGAGTCACTACCTTTTTACCAGGTGCATAGTGATAAACCCCGACCATACGTGAACACATTACATAACATATAGTCGCTACCTTTTTACCAGGTGCATACTGGTAAACCCCGACCATACGTGAACACATTACATAACATATAGTCGCTACCTTTTTACCAGGTGCATACTGGTAAACCCCGACCATCTAGTGGAGCTTGTTAACAAGATTGCATTGCTTCCTAATTTCACCCTTATCACCAATTAAGGGATTATTCTCAGACAAAATGGTAATTGCCCTTGAGAATTCTTTGAAAAAGTATTCTTGGTTCTTTGCCATCTTGATCACAAAAGGCCTTGTTCTCTTGTCATTTGCTAGTTGGTGGTCCACTATTAACAACCCTTTGTTGTCCAATATGTTTCTGTAATAGTTGTTGTCCAATATCATAGGGGTACCTCTGTCATTTCTCACATATTGAACCGACTTCGGGTCGGGTATCGGGTCATGGCATTTCTTTAGCATATGTGGCACGTGGTCCGGGTTTATTTCCGGGTCGACTTCCGGGTACAACCTGTGGACTATTTTTGTACAATGGGTTCTTCCCACACTGTGTGCTCCTGCCAAAGGTTAAATTCAACATTAATCTAAATTATTACTCGCAAAATTAAAAGACCTTAGTCGGGGATTAAAACGTCAGCTAAAAATACGTAAGAGGTCTCTTTATATTCTCTTTATATTCCGTATAAGGTATTGTGAGACCATTTCATAGAAAAATTTTGCGATCTCGACCGAGCTTAGTAAGTACTCATAATTCAATTAGTATTAGTGATTAGTGATTAGAtttgcacaaaatctcatttgtgacggcacatatccgtcactcttgagtgacggatatcattttacctcacaaagtacccactttttctctctctgcaacactatttatgtggtcccctttctccactaacccattttgttaccattttaactcacaaaaaatccgccacaaatggtaacccgtcacaagggagaccaattgttagaTTTGAGACTCATTAAATGTCTAAACTCTGTGAATTATGACTAGGAAAAGTTGAGTACTTTAGTTAAAATTAGTTAAGTGGACCTTTATGCAAATATAAATGATGCAATATGCCAATATGGTAGGGTCTTATTGTAAATATAATTGGAAATTTGATAGTGACTCAACAAAGAAAACTTGTCTAGTGTTACAAAAGAACAAAGAAATAACACTTGAAAGACAAAAAGAAAAGTAAAACTTGTAAGATAAAAAAGTAAAACTTGAGAGGATTAAAGAAGAATAAACAATTTAAGAATGCTTGAAGTTTTGACATGGTATCTCCATTGTAAATCCTAGAGATTTGCGACGGTCACAAACTTATGATGACTCATATCTAATTTACTGAGTATATAAAGTTAAAAAGAAAGGGGATTGTGAGACGTCACAAGCCTGTGACGGTCCATGACAAGTTGTGTAAATTAAATTGCAAGATCCATGAATCATGTGACAACCACATACACCACACATATTAACTTTAGCGGATAGAATTGGAGCCGGCTTGcaaaacgtcgtcgacgttttataacaaatcatcgacgtttttcataaaaaagacgtcACTTACCCTTGCACACCCCTAAACATATCATCTTTTTCACCCTCCCCCTTCAACCACTCTCCCCCTTCAACGTTCAACCTCACCAACATTGCCAATATTTGCCACACCCACCGGACTGCTGCCGCTGACAACCGCATCACACCGTCGGTCCATCGCACTCGCCAACTACGCTTCTCTTTCCTTCTTACCCTCTCTTTCACTCACTCTACTCTCCCTCACTTTCCCTTCAACCGACAACCACCACCCCGCAGCATCACCACCCCGCAGCACCACCAACGAATACACCACCGACCACCGCAGCACCACCATATATCTTTCCCCTTCCTCAATTTCATTCAAAAGAAAGTAATACACGTCAAATTATTttgtttattatttttattatttgaatTAGTATAAGAATTAGTTTGTATAAATTCAATTGGATAATTTTAATAGAGTATATTGTTGTCGAATTCatttttattgttgttgtcgttgctCACTGATTGTTGTTTTTGGGGTTTATTGTTATTGTTCGTTGGGGGAAGGCTGCAGTGGGTTTACAACGTTGGAGTTCAACGTTTGGAACCGAGACGAACGTTGAAGATTGGCGTTGAGGAGGGAGGGAAACGTTGAATTTCAACGTTGCGGTGGGCTAGAGACGTTGAAGTTCAACGTCTATTTTGGTTGAGATGTTGAATTCTGGCGTTGCATTGGGAGAGGGACGTTGGATGTCAACGTTCGTCGTGGTGGAAATGTTGGTATTCAACATTTGGTTTGGTGTTAAACGTTGAATGTCAACGTCCTACCATGGATTGGACTTTCATATTCAATGTCCGTCCATGGTGCGGTCTTTAAAATTTGTTATTCACCATAATTTTGGTatttaaattgttttttttttttaaaaaaaaatgttattaGGAGAATTTGGTAGGGATGACTTAAATATGCAATGCGGATTCTAAACAATTACACGGCAATGTCATGAAAAGTGTAGACAATTCGTTAAAAAAATTTACAATTCAATATATTATTAGTTACTTAATTTACCGATGATTCCTCGTTCGCCATTGATTTCGATGGTTCGTCATTTGTAATTGATTTcgattaacaattttttttttaataatgttATTTGGGAGAATTTGGGAGAGGATATAGGAGGGAAAGAGTGTGCAAGGGTAGTGatagtcttttttttttaaatgtcgACGATTCGTTAcaaaacgtcgacgacgtttcgCAATCCCCAATTGGAGTAGCTTTTATGTGTAAAAGCCATATTAAAAGTGGAAAGAAAATTTTAAAATATGTGAGAAATTTTGAACTCTAATCATGAACTAGTGTATTTAACTTCTTGATATCAAAAGGCAAAACAATGTAATCCATATTTTTAATCTTATATGTAGTCAAATTCTTTTTCCTTCACGACTTCACTAAACATAGACGAGAGTCTTTGAGACACATGCTGAATATATGATATTCCGCAATGGCCTTGATTAGTGCATGTACAATTGTTGCTAGTTTTTTTTAACTAGTTTTCATGTTATTATGAGAAATGTAAAGAGTTAATCTTGTGTAAAACCGTTTTACAGAAGTCTATATGTAAATGTAAATTACCTAGCAAAGCAACAACTCCCTTGGTGTCAACACCAATGGCCTTAAACCTGTCAAGTACCATACTCATGCTCTCATTGTGGTCAGGCAAGTATTGTTCCAATATTTCTGCTCTTGCCTTCCTTCCATCCCTTCTTCCTGTCTTTAGGGGAATGTATGGTCCTCCAAGCTGGGATAACACTCAAAAATATTAATACTCGTACAGACGTACAGTCATATGTAATTTCCCGtcacagtcatttgtttacacttGATTAAAAGGTTTAGGTCATATTTACTCATTTTTTGATATACTGGCTTAGATCGAAATGGCCTGTAACAGGATTACCCCAGTGCCTAAGGGCTCTCGCAAATTTGAGGGTAAGGAGGTCTGACGTTAGTAACataaagaggctgtttccgagtTTTAGAGTCTATTACCTGTTGGATACCATCTCTAGCAGATAAAACAAGGATATCAGCACAGGAAACAACACCAGCACACTCCCTCTCCACAGCTTCCTTAATGGTCTCAATGTACCTAAAGTTCCTT
It includes:
- the LOC141593077 gene encoding peroxidase 42; translation: MVSKVLIFFFIVVLCYSKSIVNAENDEEKTVGLVMNYYKDSCPQAEDIIREQVKLLYKRHKNTAFSWLRNIFHDCAVESCDASLLLDSTRRMMSEKEMDRSFGLRNFRYIETIKEAVERECAGVVSCADILVLSARDGIQQLGGPYIPLKTGRRDGRKARAEILEQYLPDHNESMSMVLDRFKAIGVDTKGVVALLGAHSVGRTHCTKIVHRLYPEVDPEINPDHVPHMLKKCHDPIPDPKSVQYVRNDRGTPMILDNNYYRNILDNKGLLIVDHQLANDKRTRPFVIKMAKNQEYFFKEFSRAITILSENNPLIGDKGEIRKQCNLVNKLH